A region from the Panicum hallii strain FIL2 chromosome 1, PHallii_v3.1, whole genome shotgun sequence genome encodes:
- the LOC112876286 gene encoding neural Wiskott-Aldrich syndrome protein-like, with protein sequence MHIWCVMAVLPRRRRFLALVQLAVAVWFATASGCLCRLIPPCGHMPPPPPPTLQPPPPPTLTPPPPAGVPPPPPRHRPICFHPYCRPPPICAHCTPGGRVPPPPSPALTPSPPPPPTLLPPPPPAGTPPPPPPRRRPWPFPPWCIGRRCPPPVCTPEGCSGQSPP encoded by the exons ATGCACATCTGGTGCGTGATGGCCGTGctgccgcggcgccgccgcttCCTAGCGCTGGTGCAGCTCGCCGTGGCAGTCTGGtttgcgacggcgagcggctgCCTCTGCCGGCTCATCCCGCCCTGCGGGCAcatgccaccgccaccgccgccgacgctgcagccgccgccgccgccaacactgacgccgccaccgccggcgggCGTCCCTCCTC CTCCTCCGCGACACCGTCCGATCTGCTTCCATCCGtactgccgcccgccgccgatcTGCGCGCACTGCACGCCCGGCGGCCGCGtcccgccaccgccgtcgccagCACTGACGccatcgccaccgccgccaccaacactgctgcctccgccgccgccggcaggcACCCCTCCTC CTCCTCCGCCGCGACGCCGCCCTTGGCCTTTCCCTCCGTGGTGCATTGGCCGCCGGTGCCCGCCGCCGGTCTGCACGCCTGAAGGCTGCTCCGGCCAAAGCCCGCCTTAG
- the LOC112888767 gene encoding protein ROOT HAIR DEFECTIVE 3: MADACFSTQLIDGDGVFNVTGLENFMKEVRLGECGLSYAVVSIMGPQSSGKSTLLNHLFRTNFREMDAFKGRSQTTKGIWLAKAQNIEPCTLVMDLEGTDGRERGEDDTAFEKQSALFALAVSDIVLINMWCHDIGREQAANKPLLKTVFQVMMRLFSPRKTTLLFVIRDKSRTPLENLEPILREDIQKIWDAVPKPHAHKETPLSEFFNVQVVGLSSYEEKEELFKEQVSDLRDRFQHSIAPGGLAGDRRGVVPASGFSFSSQQFWKVIKENKDLDLPAHKVMVATVRCEEIGNEKVASFIADEEWQQFEEAVQHDYYPGFGKKISSLLDRCLSEYDMEAIYFDEGVRSSKRQQLESKLLQLVNPAYQSLMGHLRTRTLEAFKESFDKALEKEGFAAAARDCTQTVLEKFDKASEDAAIQQVNWDTSKVKDKLKRDIEAHVASVRTTKLSEVCAKYEAQLTKALAEPVEALLDSASEDTWPAIRKLLQRETKAAVLGLESAVSSFELDEATEKELLAKLEKHGKSVVESKAKEEAGRVLIRMKDRFSTLFSRDADSMPRVWTGKEDIKAITKTARSASMKLLSTMAAIRLEEDGDNIENTLSLALVDASRPGTTDRSIQSSDPLASSSWETVPEEKTLITPVQCKNLWRQFKAETEYTVTQAISAQEANKRNNNWLPPPWALAAMAILGFNEFMTLLRNPLYLLVIFVVYLVGKAIWVQSEIGREFQHGFLPAILSLSTKFVPTIMNILKRLADEGQRPAGPERQREMELQPKSTRNGSYSNATSAGSSSVTTSEIGPEYSSPVAQ, from the exons ATGGCGGATGCGTGTTTCTCTACGCAGCTCATCGATGGAGATGGGGTCTTCAATGTCACCGGATTGGAGAACTTCATGAAGGAAGTTAGATTGGGTGAATGCGGGCTCTCATATGCTGTTGTATCAATAATGGGCCCGCAAAGTAGTG GGAAGAGTACGCTTTTGAATCATCTTTTTCGCACCAATTTTAGGGAGATGGATGCTTTCAAAGGAAG GTCACAGACTACCAAAGGTATATGGTTGGCGAAGGCCCAAAACATTGAACCATGCACCCTTGTAATGGACTTGGAAGGAACTGAtggaagagagaggggggag GATGACACAGCCTTTGAGAAGCAAAGTGCTCTGTTTGCTTTGGCTGTTTCGGACATTGTGTTGATCAATAT GTGGTGCCATGACATTGGCAGAGAACAGGCTGCAAACAAGCCACTTCTGAAGACAGTATTCCAG GTCATGATGAGGTTGTTTAGTCCTCGGAAAACGACATTGTTATTCGTTATTCGTGACAAATCACGG ACACCCctagaaaatcttgaaccaatTTTAAGGGAAGATATTCAGAAG ATATGGGATGCTGTTCCTAAACCCCATGCCCACAAAGAAACTCCTCTTAGTGAATTTTTCAAT GTACAAGTTGTGGGGCTATCCAGTTATGAAGAAAAAGAGGAGTTATTCAAAGAGCAG GTTTCTGATTTAAGAGATAGGTTTCAGCATTCTATTGCTCCTGGTGGACTTGCTGGAGATCGGCGTGGTGTTGTCCCAGCTTCAGGTTTTTCATTTAGTTCACAGCAATTTTGGAAAGTCATTAAGGAGAACAAAGACCTTGACCTGCCTGCTCATAAA GTTATGGTGGCTACTGTACGTTGCGAGGAAATTGGTAATGAGAAAGTTGCCAGTTTTATAGCCGATGAG GAATGGCAACAATTTGAGGAGGCTGTTCAACATGACTACTATCCTGGGTTTGGGAAGAAGATCAGCAGCCTTCTTGATAGATGTTTATCAGA GTATGACATGGAGGCTATTTACTTTGATGAAGGTGTCAGGAGCTCGAAAAGACAACAACTTGAGTCTAAACTATTGCAG CTTGTCAATCCTGCCTATCAATCTCTTATGGGTCACTTGCGGACTAGAACTTTAGAAGCATTTAAGGAGTCCTTTGACAAGGCCCTAGAAAAGGAGGGATTTGCTGCTGCAGCTCGTGATTGTACTCAGACTGTCTTGGAGAAGTTTGATAAAGCATCTGAAG ATGCTGCTATTCAACAAGTGAATTGGGATACCTCAAAAGTGAAGGATAAGCTTAAACGTGACATTGAGGCACATGTAGCTTCAGTTCGAACTACTAAATTATCTGAAGTTTGTGCCAAATATGAG GCACAACTTACCAAAGCTCTTGCAGAACCAGTCGAAGCTCTTCTAGATTCGGCCAGTGAAGATACCTGGCCAGCTATTAGAAAGCTTCTTCAACGCGAGACAAAAGCTGCTGTTCTAGGTCTTGAATCTGCTGTGTCATCTTTTGAACTCGATGAAGCAACTGAGAAAGAACTGCTTGCGAAGCTGGAGAAGCATGGAAAGAGTGTAGTTGAATCAAAGGCAAAAGAAGAAGCTGGGAGGGTCTTGATTCGCATGAAGGACAG GTTCTCAACACTGTTCAGCCGAGATGCTGACTCTATGCCCAGGGTGTGGACAGGAAAGGAGGACATAAAAGCTATTACTAAAACTGCTCGTTCAGCT TCCATGAAGTTGCTTTCTACAATGGCTGCAATTCGGTTGGAGGAGGATGGTGACAACATTGAAAACACCCTCTCCCTTGCTCTTGTTGACGCTTCAAGGCCTGGGACTACAGATAGGAGTATCCAATCATCTGATCCACTTGCCTCCAGCTCATGGGAAACG GTTCCCGAGGAGAAGACTTTAATCACCCCTGTGCAGTGCAAAAATTTGTGGAGGCAATTCAAAGCTGAAACTGAATATACTGTCACTCAAGCCATATCTGCTCAG GAAGCAAATAAGAGGAACAACAACTGGCTGCCACCTCCATGGGCACTTGCTGCAATGGCTATCCTTGGATTCAACGAGTTTATGACATTACTGAG GAATCCACTTTACCTGCTTGTCATATTTGTGGTTTATCTTGTTGGAAAAGCTATTTGGGTGCAGTCAGAAATTGGCAGAGAATTCCAACACGGATTT CTTCCTGCCATCCTTTCACTGTCAACAAAATTTGTTCCCACTATAATGAACATCCTGAAGAGATTAGCAGATGAGGGTCAAAGACCAGCAGGCCCAGAGAGGCAAAGAGAGATGGAACTCCAACCAAAATCCACAAGGAATGGTTCATACAGCAACGCGACCTCGGCAGGGTCATCCAGCGTAACCACTTCAGAGATCGGACCTGAATATTCAAGCCCTGTGGCGCAATGA
- the LOC112902295 gene encoding pectate lyase-like: protein MERLRWSRPGSLLLVAAAFLASAAASSAGIADLDEHWQKRKELAEASAREAYRPDPYNVTNSFNIAVHRATSLRREMGEKKKKKKNKSGGPCKATNPIDKCWRCRKDWATDRQRMARCARGFGHLATGGLGGKIYIVTDPGDVDVLNPRPGTLRWGAIQTGPLWITFARSMIIELTQELLVSSDKTIDGRGAQVHIANGGGITVQFARNVIIHNLHVHDVKHTAGGMMRDSPTHTGPRTKADGDGISLFGATNVWIDHISMSNCEDGLVDVVQSSTGVTISNCHFTNHNDVMLFGASDSYPQDQVMQITVAFNHFGRGLVQRMPRCRWGFFHVVNNDYTHWLMYAIGGSNAPTIISQGNRYIAPPNIAAKVITKHYADEGVWKNWVWHTENDLFMNGAVFQPSGGAVPRKVKKDDWVKPKPGSYVTRLTRNSGTLECSPGKPC from the exons ATGGAGAGGCTCCGGTGGAGCCGCCCCGGCTcgctcctcctcgtcgccgcggCGTTCCTGgcgtccgccgccgcgtcgAGCGCCGGCATCGCCGACCTCGACGAGCACTGGCAGAAGCGCAAGGAGCTGGCCGAGGCGTCGGCGAGGGAGGCGTACAGGCCCGACCCCTACAACGTCACCAACAGCTTCAACATCGCCGTCCACCGGGCGACCAGCCTGCGTCGCGAGATgggggagaagaagaagaagaagaagaacaagtccGGCGGGCCGTGCAAGGCGACGAACCCGATCGACAAGTGCTGGCGCTGCCGCAAGGACTGGGCGACGGACCGGCAGCGGATGGCCCGGTGCGCCCGGGGCTTCGGGCACCTGGCCACCGGCGGGCTCGGCGGCAAGATCTACATCGTGACCGACCCCGGCGACGTCGACGTGCTGAACCCGCGGCCCGGCACGCTCCGGTGGGGCGCCATCCAGACGGGCCCGCTGTGGATCACCTTCGCGCGGTCCATGATCATCGAGCTCACGCAGGAGCTCCTGGTGAGCAGCGACAAGACCATCGACGGGCGCGGCGCGCAGGTGCACATCGCCAACGGCGGCGGCATCACGGTGCAATTCGCGCGGAACGTGATCATCCACAACCTCCACGTGCACGACGTGAAGCACACCGCCGGCGGGATGATGCGGGACTCGCCGACGCACACGGGCCCCCGCACCAAGGCCGACGGCGACGGCATCTCGCTGTTCGGCGCCACCAACGTGTGGATCGACCACATCTCCATGTCCAACTGCGAGGACGGGCTGGTGGACGTGGTGCAGAGCTCCACGGGGGTCACCATCTCCAACTGCCACTTCACCAACCACAACGACGTGATGCTCTTCGGCGCCAGCGACTCGTACCCGCAGGACCAGGTGATGCAGATCACCGTCGCCTTCAACCACTTCGGCAGGGGGCTCGTGCAGCGGATGCCGCGCTGCCGATGGGGCTTCTTCCACGTCGTCAACAACGACTACACGCACTGGCTCATGTACGCCATCGGCGGCAGCAACGCACCAACCATCATCAGCCAGGGCAACCGATATATTGCACCGCCAAACATAGCAGCCAAAGTG ATCACCAAGCACTACGCCGACGAGGGCGTGTGGAAGAACTGGGTGTGGCACACGGAGAACGACCTCTTCATGAACGGCGCCGTCTTCCAGCCGTCCGGCGGCGCGGTCCCGAGGAAGGTGAAGAAGGACGACTGGGTCAAGCCCAAGCCAGGCTCCTACGTCACCAGGCTCACCCGCAACTCCGGCACCTTGGAGTGCAGCCCCGGCAAGCCGTGCTGA